In Bos mutus isolate GX-2022 chromosome 10, NWIPB_WYAK_1.1, whole genome shotgun sequence, a single window of DNA contains:
- the TMEM229B gene encoding transmembrane protein 229B isoform X1 encodes MASAEPLTALSRWYLYAIHGYFCEVMFTAAWEFVVNFNWKFPGVTSVWALFIYGTSILIVERMYLRLRGRCPLLVRCLIYTLWTYLWEFTTGFILRQFNACPWDYSQFDFDFMGLITLEYAVPWFCGALIVEQFVIRNTLRLRFDKDAEPGEPSGALALANGHVKTD; translated from the coding sequence ATGGCTTCCGCCGAGCCCCTGACGGCGCTGTCCCGCTGGTACCTGTACGCCATCCACGGCTACTTCTGCGAGGTGATGTTCACGGCGGCCTGGGAGTTCGTGGTGAACTTTAACTGGAAGTTCCCGGGGGTCACGAGCGTGTGGGCGCTCTTCATCTACGGCACGTCCATCCTCATCGTGGAGCGCATGTACCTGCGCCTGCGTGGCCGCTGCCCGCTGCTGGTGCGCTGCCTCATCTACACGCTCTGGACCTACCTGTGGGAGTTCACCACCGGCTTCATCCTGCGCCAGTTCAACGCCTGCCCCTGGGACTACTCCCAGTTCGACTTTGACTTCATGGGCCTCATCACCCTGGAGTACGCTGTGCCCTGGTTCTGCGGGGCCCTCATCGTGGAGCAGTTCGTCATCCGCAACACCCTCCGCCTCCGCTTCGACAAGGATGCTGAGCCCGGGGAGCCCAGCGGTGCCCTGGCCCTGGCCAATGGCCACGTCAAGACTGACTGA
- the TMEM229B gene encoding transmembrane protein 229B isoform X2: protein MLAHTVENGTAAQPGTGTKVNPGHSWPVILMSIQSRALKGVISEYRPVGTMASAEPLTALSRWYLYAIHGYFCEVMFTAAWEFVVNFNWKFPGVTSVWALFIYGTSILIVERMYLRLRGRCPLLVRCLIYTLWTYLWEFTTGFILRQFNACPWDYSQFDFDFMGLITLEYAVPWFCGALIVEQFVIRNTLRLRFDKDAEPGEPSGALALANGHVKTD, encoded by the exons ATGCTTGCTCACACTGTTGAGAATGGCACTGCGGCCCAGCCAGGCACCGGGACAAAGGTTAACCCGGGACACTCGTGGCCAGTGATCCTGATGTCTATTCAGAGCCGCGCACTCAAGGGTGTGATAAGTGAGTAT CGGCCAGTCGGCACCATGGCTTCCGCCGAGCCCCTGACGGCGCTGTCCCGCTGGTACCTGTACGCCATCCACGGCTACTTCTGCGAGGTGATGTTCACGGCGGCCTGGGAGTTCGTGGTGAACTTTAACTGGAAGTTCCCGGGGGTCACGAGCGTGTGGGCGCTCTTCATCTACGGCACGTCCATCCTCATCGTGGAGCGCATGTACCTGCGCCTGCGTGGCCGCTGCCCGCTGCTGGTGCGCTGCCTCATCTACACGCTCTGGACCTACCTGTGGGAGTTCACCACCGGCTTCATCCTGCGCCAGTTCAACGCCTGCCCCTGGGACTACTCCCAGTTCGACTTTGACTTCATGGGCCTCATCACCCTGGAGTACGCTGTGCCCTGGTTCTGCGGGGCCCTCATCGTGGAGCAGTTCGTCATCCGCAACACCCTCCGCCTCCGCTTCGACAAGGATGCTGAGCCCGGGGAGCCCAGCGGTGCCCTGGCCCTGGCCAATGGCCACGTCAAGACTGACTGA